From a region of the Brassica oleracea var. oleracea cultivar TO1000 unplaced genomic scaffold, BOL UnpScaffold00795, whole genome shotgun sequence genome:
- the LOC106320081 gene encoding probable N-acetyl-gamma-glutamyl-phosphate reductase, chloroplastic — translation MSSLSTLSSSVRLEQGCWFKGERKIRVVADKRVRRPSSISFRVSANSAEKDIRIGLLGASGYTGAEIVRLLANHPHFGVTLMTADRKAGQSMDSVFPHLRAQKLPRLISVKDADFSTVDAVFCCLPHGTTQEIIKGLPSALKIVDLSADFRLRDISEYEEWYGQPHKAVELQKEVVYGLTELLRDDIKKARLVANPGCYPTSVQLPLVPLLKANLIKHENIIIDAKSGVSGAGRGAKEANLYSEIAEGISSYGVTRHRHVPEIEQGLSDVAQSKVTVSFTPHLMPMIRGMQSTIYVEMAPGVSIEELYQHLKSSYEDEEFVKVLEEGVVPRTHNVRGSNYCFMNVFPDRIPGRAIIISVIDNLVKGASGQALQNLNIMLGLPETTGLLHQPLFP, via the exons ATGAGTAGCTTGTCGACATTGAGTTCATCAGTTCGCTTGGAACAAGGATGCTGGTTCAAG GGTGAAAGGAAGATTCGGGTAGTAGCGGATAAGCGAGTCAGGAGGCCTTCTTCAATAAGCTTCAGAGTTTCAGCGAATAGCGCTGAAAAGGATATTCGTATTGGTCTTCTTGGTGCAAGTGGCTACACTGGTGCTGAG ATCGTTAGGCTTCTTGCAAACCATCCGCATTTCGGTGTCACTCTGATGACTGCAGATAGAAAAGCTGGGCAGTCTATGGATAGCGTTTTCCCTCACCTCAGAGCTCAA AAACTACCTAGATTGATCTCAGTAAAGGATGCAGATTTCTCTACTGTCGATGCTGTCTTCTGCTGCTTACCTCACGGAACAACCCAG GAAATCATCAAGGGACTCCCCTCCGCTTTAAAAATTGTTGATCTTTCAGCG GACTTCCGGTTGCGTGATATCTCTGAATATGAAGAATGGTATGGTCAACCACACAAGGCAGTAGAGTTACAG AAAGAAGTTGTGTATGGCTTAACAGAGTTACTAAGGGACGACATCAAAAAGGCTCGCCTTGTGGCTAACCCAGGCTGTTACCCAACTTCAGTTCAGCTTCCTCTTGTTCCTCTACTAAAG GCAAACCTcatcaaacatgaaaacataatcATCGATGCAAAATCTGGTGTTAGCGGAGCAG GACGTGGTGCTAAGGAGGCGAATCTTTACTCTGAGATAGCTGAAGGCATCTCTTCTTATGGTGTCACAAGGCATCGCCATG TTCCTGAAATTGAACAAGGGTTGTCTGATGTTGCACAATCTAAAGTAACAGTCAGTTTCACGCCGCATCTCATGCCAATG ATACGAGGAATGCAATCTACTATATATGTGGAAATGGCTCCTGGAGTTAGCATAGAAGAGTTATACCAGCACTTAAAATCGTCTTATGAG GATGAAGAATTTGTCAAAGTGTTGGAGGAAGGAGTTGTTCCTCGGACACACAATGTTAGAGGatcaaactattgtttcatgaATGTGTTCCCTGATCGTATACCTGGACGAGCTATCATAATCTCAGTG ATTGACAATCTTGTGAAAGGAGCTTCAGGGCAAGCGTTGCAGAATCTTAACATAATGTTGGGATTACCCGAAACAACGGGACTCCTACACCAGCCTCTTTTCCCATAA
- the LOC106320078 gene encoding probable DEAD-box ATP-dependent RNA helicase 48, with product MYSTILRERSGSIWSLILSRNMGGGPRTFPGGLNKWQWKRMHEKKAREKENKLLDQEKQLYEARIRSEIRAKMLGGNHDSNENTAKSNQSHGPLSPQEHIKSLADRFMKAGAEDLWNEDDGPVKKTNQGSRLNRVGNGGSRSNSPIDVRSLVGRRGFSSMSHRGRFKRNESSCDEGEDFDSKKFDTLSPFSPGFAGKKEKVKSVSNVMRNKGLFGRRKFRKNDSSTEEDSEEEDGKMNGWMDVRRTGSSASLGNHDFKLIKRVQRNVTDEDLYPPLDINGVRDDLSKRKSVENVMEVNGEPRDSIYSGRRFDESSVSPLTLKALSASGIVKMTRVQDATLSECFEGQDALVKAKTGTGKSMAFLLPAIETVLKAMASSNGVHRVPPILVLILCPTRELASQIAAEGKALLKYHDGIGVQTLIGGTRFKLDQQRLQSDPCQILIATPGRLLDHIENKSNITSRLMALKLFVVDEADLLLDLGFRRDVEKIIDCLPRQRQSLLFSATIPKEVRRVSQLVLKRDHSYIDTIGLGCVETHDKVKQSCLVAPHESHFHLVPHLLKEHINNTADYKIIVFCSTGMVTSLMYTLLREMKLNVREIHARKPQLHRTRVSDEFKESKRLILVTSDVSARGMNYPDVTLVIQVGIPSDREQYIHRLGRTGREGKGGKGLLLIAPWERYFLDELKDLPIEPIQVPDLDSRFKLEVDQSMGKIDTSIKEAAYHAWLGYYNSVRETGRDKTTLAELANRFCYSIGLEKPPPLFRKTAVKMGLKGISGIPIRK from the exons ATGTACTCGACGATACTCCGGGAACGATCGGGATCCATATGGAGCTTAATCCTCTCTCGAAACATGGGCGGCGGTCCCAGAACCTTCCCGGGAGGTCTCAACAAGTGGCAATGGAAACGTATGCACGAGAAGAAAGCCCGAGAGAAAGAGAACAAGCTCTTGGATCAAGAGAAGCAGCTCTACGAGGCTCGGATCCGCTCAGAGATCCGAGCCAAGATGCTGGGAGGAAACCACGATTCCAACGAAAACACGGCGAAATCGAATCAGAGCCACGGCCCGTTGAGCCCCCAGGAACATATCAAATCCTTGGCTGATCGTTTTATGAAAGCCGGAGCTGAGGATCTGTGGAACGAAGACGATGGGCCTGTTAAGAAAACGAATCAAGGGTCGAGATTGAATCGCGTGGGGAATGGTGGGTCACGTTCGAATTCGCCAATTGATGTGAGGAGTCTGGTGGGTAGGAGAGGGTTTTCGAGTATGAGTCACAGAGGTAGGTTTAAGAGAAATGAGAGTTCTTGTGACGAAGGAGaggattttgattctaaaaagtTTGATACTTTGAGCCCCTTTTCTCCTGGTTTTGCTGGTAAGAAGGAGAAAGTGAAGAGTGTGAGTAATGTTATGAGGAACAAAGGTTTGTTTGGTCGGAGGAAGTTTAGGAAGAACGATAGCTCCACTGAAGAAGATTCCGAGGAGGAAGATGGGAAGATGAATGGGTGGATGGATGTGAGGAGAACAGGAAGCAGTGCGTCTTTAGGAAACCATGATTTCAAACTTATTAAAAGAGTGCAAAGGAATGTCACTGATGAAGATCTTTATCCTCCTTTGGATATCAATGGCGTTAGAGATGATCTCAGTAAAAGGAAGTCCGTGGAGAATGTAATGGAGGTGAATGGAGAGCCTCGTGATTCGATTTACAGTGGAAGAAG ATTTGATGAGTCTAGTGTATCCCCTTTGACTCTTAAGGCTCTTTCTGCTTCTGGCATTGTTAAGATGACTAGAGTACAAGATGCCACCCTCTCTGAGTGCTTCGAGG GTCAAGATGCATTGGTCAAAGCCAAAACCGGAACGGGGAAAAGCATGGCCTTTTTG CTTCCTGCAATTGAAACAGTTCTGAAAGCTATGGCAAGCAGCAATGGTGTTCACAGAGTTCCTCCAATACTCGTTCTTATCCTCTGTCCCACAAGGGAACTTGCAAGCCAGATAGCTGCAGAAGGCAAGGCTCTGCTCAAATACCATGACGGAATCGGTGTTCAGACTTTGATTGGAGGTACCAGGTTCAAACTTGATCAGCAACGCCTACAGTCTGATCCGTGCCAG ATACTGATTGCAACTCCGGGAAGGCTTTTGGATCATATAGAGAATAAGTCTAACATAACGTCACGTTTGATGGCGCTTAAGTTGTTTGTAGTCGACGAGGCTGATCTCTTGCTAGACTTAGGATTCAGGAGGGATGTCGAGAAGATCATAGATTGTTTGCCTCGTCAAAGAcaatctcttctcttttctgCAACCATTCCTAAAGAG GTCCGTCGAGTATCTCAGCTTGTTTTAAAAAGAGATCACTCATACATCGACACAATTGGTCTCGGTTGTGTAGAGACTCATGATAAG GTGAAGCAGTCTTGTCTTGTTGCTCCACACGAATCTCATTTTCACTTAGTACCTCATCTTTTGAAAGAGCACATCAACAACACAGCTGATTATAAG ATAATAGTCTTCTGTTCAACCGGTATGGTAACATCGCTGATGTACACTCTGCTCCGGGAAATGAAGCTGAACGTTAGGGAAATTCACGCTAGGAAACCTCAGCTCCACAGAACACGTGTCTCAGACGAGTTCAAAGAATCGAAAAGACTGATTCTTGTCACGTCTGATGTGTCTGCTCGTGGAATGAACTATCCAGATGTTACTTTGGTTATTCAG GTCGGTATACCGAGTGATAGAGAACAGTATATACATAGGCTTGGTAGAACCGGGAGAGAAGGCAAAGGAGGCAAAGGGTTGCTTTTGATTGCTCCATGGGAGAGATACTTTCTTGACGAGCTTAAGGATTTGCCTATTGAGCCAATTCAAGTTCCGGATCTTGATTCAAGATTTAAACTTGAG GTTGATCAGTCAATGGGCAAGATTGATACAAGTATTAAAGAAGCAGCATACCATGCTTGGCTCGGTTACTACAACTCGGTTCGTGAAACCGGTAGGGATAAAACCACGTTGGCTGAGTTAGCTAACCGGTTTTGCTATTCTATTGGTTTAGAGAAACCTCCTCCTTTGTTCCGCAAAACCGCGGTTAAGATGGGTCTCAAAGGTATTTCCGGTATTCCAATCCGAAAATAA
- the LOC106320083 gene encoding uncharacterized protein LOC106320083, translated as MLRQLPPTITADETPEWLPVGWIVHSTALKRGRQSKTYTHLKTGRKLATKDQVIEFVRMYEIRERRESAILRKKALLKALQDEEAARERASRLQDDRKADLESVSFCKNPLYEINDNNVSSGSNPHSEQEVPQCQTTKESEAASFDKVEETGSDYITYDYNTEEEDWSDNEYVEDKGSQENVETFSNVTSFPLRLQPERMTKLESRAITQCLLEDEEKFQEVETSKAAEDGLKEAHLVVESFGEGNLQDVVVVDKAREIPGLTGSFTIEINLNCEPPLGDSLVEKGWNQSGNGGTETRNTEIRDQESEEPLKTQATHEGTASKLRGSVFEKFNAGSSADDLIKTNELGLHPCPDTPQEKNVSGSKKRKKSAEPCSSKNIKKGDTEAQTDNLGKGKRTPRKRKGGKGSSSEKTPVEWPEPCPNFPFEPLRTSEDDDSVIRRYLEEYYTAAGSADSSNIPLPDFGLPSFSNIKVSQSEEHDSKEKKSPDPPCVVEVASSSLHCCVSMVATMQQTVAGN; from the exons ATGCTCCGTCAGCTTCCGCCAACTATCACGGCGGATGAAACGCCGGAATGGCTCCCCGTCGGTTGGATTGTTCACTCTACGGCTTTAAAACGAGGTCGCCAATCTAAG ACGTACACGCATTTGAAAACGGGAAGGAAGCTCGCCACCAAGGATCAAGTGATTGAGTTCGTTAGAATGTATGAGATTCGAGAGCGCAGAGAATCCGCTATCCTCAGAAAGAAAGCACTT TTAAAGGCCTTACAAGATGAAGAGGCTGCTAGAGAAAGGGCTTCACGGCTTCAGGATGATCGAAAAGCCGATCTGGAGAgtgtttctttttgtaaaaatcCACTTTATGAG ATAAATGACAACAACGTGTCGAGTGGTTCGAATCCACACTCAGAGCAAGAAGTACCACAGTGTCAGACTACTAAGGAATCTGAAGCAGCTTCGTTTGATAAAGTAGAGGAAACCGGGAGCGATTACATT ACGTATGATTATAACACGGAGGAAGAAGATTGGTCAGATAATGAATATGTGGAGGACAAAGGTTCCCAAGAGAATGTGGAGACTTTCTCTAACGTTACCTCTTTTCCT CTACGGTTACAACCAGAAAGGATGACGAAACTGGAGTCAAGAGCTATAACGCAATGTCTACTTGAAG ATGAAGAAAAGTTTCAAGAAGTTGAGACCTCAAAAGCAGCAGAAGATGGTTTGAAAGAGGCTCACTTAGTGGTAGAGTCTTTTGGAGAAGGAAACTTGCAGGATGTTGTGGTTGTTGATAAGGCGAGGGAGATCCCTGGTTTGACTGGATCGTTTACTATTGAAATCAACCTCAACTGTGAACCTCCTTTAGGTGATAGTTTGGTAGAGAAAGGCTGGAATCAAAGTGGGAATGGAGGAACAGAAACAAGAAACACTGAGATCAGAGACCAAGAAAGTGAAGAGCCTCTTAAAACTCAAGCTACACATGAAGGAACTGCTAGTAAGTTGAGAGGATCAGTCTTTGAAAAGTTCAATGCTGGATCATCTGCAGATGATCTCATCAAAACCAATGAGCTTGGTTTACACCCCTGTCCTGACACACCACAAGAAAAGAACGTAAGTGGCTCTAAGAAGCGGAAGAAGAGCGCGGAACCATGTTCGTCTAAGAACATTAAGAAGGGAGACACTGAAGCACAAACTGATAATCTTGGGAAAGGCAAAAGGACACCAAGAAAGCGGAAGGGAGGAAAGGGAAGTTCGAGTGAGAAAACACCTGTTGAATGGCCTGAACCGTGCCCGAACTTCCCATTTGAGCCTCTCAGAACTTCAGAGGATGATGACTCAGTAATCCGCAGGTACCTTGAGGAATACTATACAGCTGCAGGGAGTGCTGATAGTAGTAATATACCTTTACCTGATTTTGGATTGCCTAGCTTCTCCAACATCAAAGTCTCACAGAGTGAAGAACATGATTCCAAGGAAAAGAAGTCTCCTGATCCTCCATGTGTAGTAGAGGTAGCAAGTTCAAGCCTACATTGTTGCGTGTCCATGGTTGCTACTATGCAACAGACAGTTGCAGGGAACTAA
- the LOC106320087 gene encoding uncharacterized protein LOC106320087 isoform X2, with protein MAETESPELNCVYVDTNLGTHLLILVDNHETVSDFKEKLCKEHHQCFPKFGEINVYAVKVDRQNTRGLLFDYHLPDSMYLSMAFEGVSHNCWFVSVDAAVSVVDKAELMDADEKCSDLEKNNEIAAYSLALDGYTKNQTLEQDLGAEKTTTKKRKHAGKSGKKPSADPNDEKNKATASDSLLLDGYTKNQTPEEDLETPVVEKTRKKRKLNTLDGESSLKKPLVDVSQSPAAAAATTYADGGHELCGNVASESSPREKLDDIITKTTGKEIEMGEKSVEDLEGDKTENNDLVSHPADLLDNNSELTTRPDTEKKKRRKKRSEDDINQSSAAATVSEINELPANVHPVEATPDSLLISRGNPLAEASQQENDMAENSVDDVARDKTETDNLAIHLDSNKLGKETEKSSNDDINQSSSAAANIISRDIVNQINEVHANVDPVDATPESLPISRGENLDIHFAEASQKENEMVEKSVEDVGRDNTETDNMASRPENLLETNGGLTPRPDPEKKKKRKKRSKDDINQSSTAITTSMDIVNEINGVPANVDPVDATPASLPMTGGTFAESSQKGNEMVEKTDDDVGSGKAIPSAAENIQTENVEMDDADDAKSVKTTKKKKSKRTKTPAKEDTMFASGAQNVEAIEAVDGEGTDNVIRNVLDSLQEKNETAGNVDTTVKKSSKKSKKKHSSKVVESQVLPVEVNNAALEETPLINNPKDTDALFTPVKKDAESDASLLKKSSEIAEDNSLSKKSPIGKVDMGDNFGCSPNKEKQDQVAGGAKSKKEKKKKGLDLHPSGCIAGSLNSVRPKEKKSRGQQPASSGASHLQSRVKTGRSGSVKATVSSKKQEVKKSSKPVVAVDKRKTNFFENAEKCNSSEDEYKKTSDVSTKTPSDYSSDNDSDVTSMSRKQQGSNLAGGANKFEGSLQDLLRRSSSYKKALIRAQSQPDIDDDCPVDCVPDSQGV; from the exons ATGGCGGAAACTGAATCGCCGGAGCTCAACTGCGTGTATGTAGATACGAACCTAGGCACTCATCTCCTGATTCTCGTTGACAACCATGAAACCGTCTCCGATTTCAAAG AGAAACTTTGCAAGGAGCATCATCAATGTTTCCCAAAATTTGGAGAAATCAATGTCTATGCGGTTAAG GTTGACCGTCAGAATACAAGGGGTCTCCTTTTCGATTATCACTTGCCAGATTCTATGTATCTGAGTATGGCTTTCGAGGGTGTCAGTCATAACTGCTGGTTTGTGTCTGTCGATGCCGCCGTGAGTGTGGTTGACAAGGCTGAGCTTATGGATGCTGATGAAAAGTGCTCAGACCTTGAGAAGAACAATGAGATTGCGGCTTATTCTCTAGCTTTAGATGGATATACCAAGAATCAGACTCTTGAACAAGATTTGGGAGCTGAGAAGACGACAACAAAGAAGAGGAAGCATGCTGGAAAAAGTGGGAAGAAACCTTCAGCTGATCCCAATGATGAGAAAAATAAGGCGACTGCAAGCGATTCTCTGCTTTTAGATGGGTATACCAAGAACCAGACTCCTGAAGAAGATTTGGAAACTCCAGTAGTTGAGAAGACgagaaagaagaggaagctgAACACTTTGGATGGAGAATCAAGTCTGAAGAAACCTTTGGTTGATGTCAGTCAATCTCCTGCTGCAGCTGCTGCTACGACTTATGCTGATGGGGGTCATGAGTTATGTGGAAATGTTGCTTCTGAATCTTCACCCAGAGAAAAACTAGATGATATTATTACGAAAACAACAGGAAAAG AGATTGAGATGGGTGAGAAATCTGTCGAAGATTTGGAAGGAGATAAAACAGAGAACAATGATCTGGTCAGCCACCCGGCAGATCTTTTGGACAATAACAGTGAGTTGACAACCAGACCAGAcacagagaagaaaaaaaggcgAAAGAAGAGATCAGAAGATGACATCAATCAATCCTCTGCTGCTGCTACTGTGAGCGAGATAAACGAACTTCCTGCAAATGTACATCCTGTTGAGGCAACTCCTGATTCTCTTCTGATCTCAAGAGGCAATCCCCTTGCAGAAGCAAGTCAGCAAG AAAATGATATGGCTGAGAATTCTGTCGACGATGTAGCAAGAGATAAAACTGAAACTGACAATCTAGCGATTCATCTGGACTCTAACAAATTAGGGAAAGAGACAGAGAAAAGCTCAAACGATGACATCAATCAGTCTTCCTCTGCTGCTGCTAATATAATTTCAAGAGATATTGTGAATCAGATAAATGAAGTCCATGCAAATGTAGATCCTGTTGATGCTACTCCTGAATCTCTTCCAATCTCAAGAGGAGAAAATCTTGATATTCATTTTGCAGAAGCAAGTCAGAAAG AAAATGAGATGGTTGAGAAATCGGTTGAAGATGTGGGAAGAGATAATACTGAAACTGACAATATGGCGAGCCGCCCAGAAAATCTTTTGGAGACTAACGGTGGGTTGACACCCAGACCTGAtccagagaagaaaaaaaagcgAAAGAAGAGGTCAAAGGATGACATCAATCAATCTTCTACTGCTATTACAACTTCAATGGATATTGTGAATGAGATAAATGGAGTTCCTGCTAATGTAGATCCTGTCGACGCTACTCCTGCATCTCTTCCTATGACAGGAGGCACCTTTGCAGAGTCAAGTCAGAAAG GAAATGAGATGGTTGAGAAGACTGATGACGATGTTGGAAGTGGAAAAGCTATACCAAGTGCTGCAGAGAATATCCAGACCGAAAACGTTGAAATGGATGATGCTGACGATGCTAAATCTGTGAAGACTACTAAGAAGAAAAAGTCAAAAAGAACCAAGACCCCAGCTAAAGAAGATACAATGTTTGCTTCTGGTGCACAGAATGTTGAAGCTATCGAAGCCGTAGATGGAGAAGGGACTGATAATGTTATCAGAAATGTATTAGATTCTTTGCAGGAAAAGAATGAAACTGCGGGAAATGTGGACACAACTGTGAAGAAATCAAGCAAGAAATCGAAGAAGAAACACTCTTCAAAAGTTGTAGAGTCCCAAGTATTGCCAGTTGAAGTAAACAATGCTGCCCTCGAGGAGACTCCCCTCATCAACAACCCTAAAGACACTGATGCATTATTCACGCCAGTTAAGAAAGATGCCGAGAGTGATGCTTCACTTTTGAAAAAAAGTTCTGAGATTGCTGAGGATAATAGCCTTTCCAAGAAAAGTCCAATAGGGAAGGTTGATATGGGAGATAATTTTGGTTGCAGCCCAAATAAAGAGAAGCAAGATCAAGTGGCTGGTGGAGCTAAATctaaaaaggagaagaagaagaaggggctTGATCTTCATCCAAGCGGTTGCATTGCGGGGTCATTGAACTCAGTGAGACCGAAAGAGAAAAAATCTAGAG GTCAACAACCAGCTAGTTCGGGGGCTAGTCATTTGCAGTCAAGGGTTAAGACTGGACGCAGTGGATCAGTGAAAGCTACTGTCAGCAGCAAGAAACAAGAGGTGAAGAAAAGCTCTAAACCGGTGGTGGCAGTGGACAAGAGGAAGACAAATTTCTTTGAGAATGCTGAGAAGTGTAATTCGTCAGAGGATGAATATAAAAAGACTTCTGATGTCTCCACCAAAACACCATCAGATTATTCATCAGACAATGATAGTGATGTGACTTCTATGTCTAGGAAGCAGCAAG GAAGCAATCTGGCTGGAGGAGCAAATAA GTTTGAAGGGAGCCTACAAGATTTGCTGAGAAGATCAAGCAGTTACAAGAAGGCTTTAATTAGAGCTCAGTCACAACCCGATATAGATGATGACTGTCCGGTAGATTGCGTCCCGGATAGCCAAGGCGTTTAA
- the LOC106320087 gene encoding uncharacterized protein LOC106320087 isoform X1, giving the protein MAETESPELNCVYVDTNLGTHLLILVDNHETVSDFKEKLCKEHHQCFPKFGEINVYAVKVDRQNTRGLLFDYHLPDSMYLSMAFEGVSHNCWFVSVDAAVSVVDKAELMDADEKCSDLEKNNEIAAYSLALDGYTKNQTLEQDLGAEKTTTKKRKHAGKSGKKPSADPNDEKNKATASDSLLLDGYTKNQTPEEDLETPVVEKTRKKRKLNTLDGESSLKKPLVDVSQSPAAAAATTYADGGHELCGNVASESSPREKLDDIITKTTGKEIEMGEKSVEDLEGDKTENNDLVSHPADLLDNNSELTTRPDTEKKKRRKKRSEDDINQSSAAATVSEINELPANVHPVEATPDSLLISRGNPLAEASQQENDMAENSVDDVARDKTETDNLAIHLDSNKLGKETEKSSNDDINQSSSAAANIISRDIVNQINEVHANVDPVDATPESLPISRGENLDIHFAEASQKENEMVEKSVEDVGRDNTETDNMASRPENLLETNGGLTPRPDPEKKKKRKKRSKDDINQSSTAITTSMDIVNEINGVPANVDPVDATPASLPMTGGTFAESSQKGNEMVEKTDDDVGSGKAIPSAAENIQTENVEMDDADDAKSVKTTKKKKSKRTKTPAKEDTMFASGAQNVEAIEAVDGEGTDNVIRNVLDSLQEKNETAGNVDTTVKKSSKKSKKKHSSKVVESQVLPVEVNNAALEETPLINNPKDTDALFTPVKKDAESDASLLKKSSEIAEDNSLSKKSPIGKVDMGDNFGCSPNKEKQDQVAGGAKSKKEKKKKGLDLHPSGCIAGSLNSVRPKEKKSRGQQPASSGKSRGQQPASSGASHLQSRVKTGRSGSVKATVSSKKQEVKKSSKPVVAVDKRKTNFFENAEKCNSSEDEYKKTSDVSTKTPSDYSSDNDSDVTSMSRKQQGSNLAGGANKFEGSLQDLLRRSSSYKKALIRAQSQPDIDDDCPVDCVPDSQGV; this is encoded by the exons ATGGCGGAAACTGAATCGCCGGAGCTCAACTGCGTGTATGTAGATACGAACCTAGGCACTCATCTCCTGATTCTCGTTGACAACCATGAAACCGTCTCCGATTTCAAAG AGAAACTTTGCAAGGAGCATCATCAATGTTTCCCAAAATTTGGAGAAATCAATGTCTATGCGGTTAAG GTTGACCGTCAGAATACAAGGGGTCTCCTTTTCGATTATCACTTGCCAGATTCTATGTATCTGAGTATGGCTTTCGAGGGTGTCAGTCATAACTGCTGGTTTGTGTCTGTCGATGCCGCCGTGAGTGTGGTTGACAAGGCTGAGCTTATGGATGCTGATGAAAAGTGCTCAGACCTTGAGAAGAACAATGAGATTGCGGCTTATTCTCTAGCTTTAGATGGATATACCAAGAATCAGACTCTTGAACAAGATTTGGGAGCTGAGAAGACGACAACAAAGAAGAGGAAGCATGCTGGAAAAAGTGGGAAGAAACCTTCAGCTGATCCCAATGATGAGAAAAATAAGGCGACTGCAAGCGATTCTCTGCTTTTAGATGGGTATACCAAGAACCAGACTCCTGAAGAAGATTTGGAAACTCCAGTAGTTGAGAAGACgagaaagaagaggaagctgAACACTTTGGATGGAGAATCAAGTCTGAAGAAACCTTTGGTTGATGTCAGTCAATCTCCTGCTGCAGCTGCTGCTACGACTTATGCTGATGGGGGTCATGAGTTATGTGGAAATGTTGCTTCTGAATCTTCACCCAGAGAAAAACTAGATGATATTATTACGAAAACAACAGGAAAAG AGATTGAGATGGGTGAGAAATCTGTCGAAGATTTGGAAGGAGATAAAACAGAGAACAATGATCTGGTCAGCCACCCGGCAGATCTTTTGGACAATAACAGTGAGTTGACAACCAGACCAGAcacagagaagaaaaaaaggcgAAAGAAGAGATCAGAAGATGACATCAATCAATCCTCTGCTGCTGCTACTGTGAGCGAGATAAACGAACTTCCTGCAAATGTACATCCTGTTGAGGCAACTCCTGATTCTCTTCTGATCTCAAGAGGCAATCCCCTTGCAGAAGCAAGTCAGCAAG AAAATGATATGGCTGAGAATTCTGTCGACGATGTAGCAAGAGATAAAACTGAAACTGACAATCTAGCGATTCATCTGGACTCTAACAAATTAGGGAAAGAGACAGAGAAAAGCTCAAACGATGACATCAATCAGTCTTCCTCTGCTGCTGCTAATATAATTTCAAGAGATATTGTGAATCAGATAAATGAAGTCCATGCAAATGTAGATCCTGTTGATGCTACTCCTGAATCTCTTCCAATCTCAAGAGGAGAAAATCTTGATATTCATTTTGCAGAAGCAAGTCAGAAAG AAAATGAGATGGTTGAGAAATCGGTTGAAGATGTGGGAAGAGATAATACTGAAACTGACAATATGGCGAGCCGCCCAGAAAATCTTTTGGAGACTAACGGTGGGTTGACACCCAGACCTGAtccagagaagaaaaaaaagcgAAAGAAGAGGTCAAAGGATGACATCAATCAATCTTCTACTGCTATTACAACTTCAATGGATATTGTGAATGAGATAAATGGAGTTCCTGCTAATGTAGATCCTGTCGACGCTACTCCTGCATCTCTTCCTATGACAGGAGGCACCTTTGCAGAGTCAAGTCAGAAAG GAAATGAGATGGTTGAGAAGACTGATGACGATGTTGGAAGTGGAAAAGCTATACCAAGTGCTGCAGAGAATATCCAGACCGAAAACGTTGAAATGGATGATGCTGACGATGCTAAATCTGTGAAGACTACTAAGAAGAAAAAGTCAAAAAGAACCAAGACCCCAGCTAAAGAAGATACAATGTTTGCTTCTGGTGCACAGAATGTTGAAGCTATCGAAGCCGTAGATGGAGAAGGGACTGATAATGTTATCAGAAATGTATTAGATTCTTTGCAGGAAAAGAATGAAACTGCGGGAAATGTGGACACAACTGTGAAGAAATCAAGCAAGAAATCGAAGAAGAAACACTCTTCAAAAGTTGTAGAGTCCCAAGTATTGCCAGTTGAAGTAAACAATGCTGCCCTCGAGGAGACTCCCCTCATCAACAACCCTAAAGACACTGATGCATTATTCACGCCAGTTAAGAAAGATGCCGAGAGTGATGCTTCACTTTTGAAAAAAAGTTCTGAGATTGCTGAGGATAATAGCCTTTCCAAGAAAAGTCCAATAGGGAAGGTTGATATGGGAGATAATTTTGGTTGCAGCCCAAATAAAGAGAAGCAAGATCAAGTGGCTGGTGGAGCTAAATctaaaaaggagaagaagaagaaggggctTGATCTTCATCCAAGCGGTTGCATTGCGGGGTCATTGAACTCAGTGAGACCGAAAGAGAAAAAATCTAGAGGTCAACAACCAGCTAGTTCGGGGAAATCTAGAGGTCAACAACCAGCTAGTTCGGGGGCTAGTCATTTGCAGTCAAGGGTTAAGACTGGACGCAGTGGATCAGTGAAAGCTACTGTCAGCAGCAAGAAACAAGAGGTGAAGAAAAGCTCTAAACCGGTGGTGGCAGTGGACAAGAGGAAGACAAATTTCTTTGAGAATGCTGAGAAGTGTAATTCGTCAGAGGATGAATATAAAAAGACTTCTGATGTCTCCACCAAAACACCATCAGATTATTCATCAGACAATGATAGTGATGTGACTTCTATGTCTAGGAAGCAGCAAG GAAGCAATCTGGCTGGAGGAGCAAATAA GTTTGAAGGGAGCCTACAAGATTTGCTGAGAAGATCAAGCAGTTACAAGAAGGCTTTAATTAGAGCTCAGTCACAACCCGATATAGATGATGACTGTCCGGTAGATTGCGTCCCGGATAGCCAAGGCGTTTAA